AGAATGCAGCGTATCTTTGTAAATCAACACATGGAAAGGACAGTTCATCGGCTTAAGCTGATAAACCTGATGCTCCACTTCCATCGGCTGAAACATACTTTCGCGATAGAAGTCATTATGTCCTGAAACTTTCCACAGGTCTAAATTTGCCATGTGAGGCGTAGTTACCGATTCATAGCCATTTTGAACGTGGGTATCTTTCCAGAAAGTCTCGATGGTGTTGCGGATAATCGCGCCCTTCGGATGCCAGAACACCAAACCACCACCAGCATCTTCTTGGATGCTGAATAGTTGCAAATCTTTACCAATGGTGCGGTGATCGCGACGTTTGGCTTCTTCGAGCATGGCATGATATGCCTGAAGTTGTTCAGGGTTTTCCCATGCCGTACCGTAAATACGTTGCAGCATCGGATTTTTTTCATCGCCGCGCCAGTAGGCTCCTGCAATACTTTCTAAAGCAAAGGCTTCGGGATGAATATCGCCAGTAGCATCGAGGTGAGGTCCCGCACACAAGTCCCACCAAGGCTGTTTTTCTAGCTTTTCAGGATCGCCAATAAAATAGCGGCTGATATTCTGCCCTTCGGGGATGGCGGCTAATAGCTCTATTTTGTAAGGCTCGTTAAGCTTTTCGATTTCCGCAAGCATCTCAGGACGAGGCAACTCCTGACGCACAAGGGGCTGATTCCACTTGATGATCCGCTTCATTTCCTTGGCGATCGCTTTTAAATCACTAGGAGTAAAATGCTCTTTGCGATCGAAGTCGTAATAAAAGCCATTTTCAGTTGCAGGGCCGATAGTCACCTTAGCATCGGGGTATAACTTTTGGACTGCCATCGCCATCACATGGGAGCATGTGTGGCGAATCCGCGCTAATTTTTCGGTATCGGCTTGCCGCAGGATATCGCTAGGTTTAATATCACTAGGTTTGCTTTCGCTGGGCTTTACTGCAACTGCATCCATAACTTGATGTCGTGACCTTTATTGATTTACAAGAGCTACAAAAAATTTACTTAGAGTCTAACATCTTAGCTTTTTTATTGCATTAAGGTAGGTTGTTGGAATTAAATGTAGGATGCGTTACGCTATCGCT
This genomic stretch from Pseudanabaena galeata CCNP1313 harbors:
- the thrS gene encoding threonine--tRNA ligase; protein product: MDAVAVKPSESKPSDIKPSDILRQADTEKLARIRHTCSHVMAMAVQKLYPDAKVTIGPATENGFYYDFDRKEHFTPSDLKAIAKEMKRIIKWNQPLVRQELPRPEMLAEIEKLNEPYKIELLAAIPEGQNISRYFIGDPEKLEKQPWWDLCAGPHLDATGDIHPEAFALESIAGAYWRGDEKNPMLQRIYGTAWENPEQLQAYHAMLEEAKRRDHRTIGKDLQLFSIQEDAGGGLVFWHPKGAIIRNTIETFWKDTHVQNGYESVTTPHMANLDLWKVSGHNDFYRESMFQPMEVEHQVYQLKPMNCPFHVLIYKDTLHSYKEFPIRYAELGTVYRYERSGTMHGLMRVRGFTQDDAHIFCTEEQIETEIIGVLNLAELILSTFGFENYEINLSTRPEKYVGSDAIWEKSTEALKQALNHKGWNYVVDEGGGAFYGPKIDIKIEDAIGRRWQCSTIQLDFNLPDRFQMEYVGEDGARHQPIMIHRALFGSVERFIGVLIESYAGDFPLWLAPVQARLIAVSDGQIAYAEEVVTKMKAAGLRVQLDHSGDRMAKQIRKAEMEKVPVMAVIGPKEVEAGTLSIRSRKHGELGAISVDEVISKMQAAISDRSWF